The genomic window CCCATGACCCGCTGCCGCACCCCCCTTCACCTCTTCAACACCCTTTCCCGTAGCCGGGAAGAGTTCCATCCGATCGCCCCTCCCAAGGTCCGGCTGTATGCCTGCGGCCCGACCGTCTATGGGCGCGCCCACATCGGGAACTTCCGGACCTTTCTCTTCGTCGACCTCCTCCGTCGAGTGCTCCGCCTCTTTGGCTTCGAACCGGAATCGGTGATGAACTATACCGACGTCGACGACAAGACGATCGCCGCGGCAGAGGCGGCTTCCCTGCCGCTCCGCGAGCTGACAGGGCGCTATATCGAGCTCTTCGAGGAGGATCTCCAGACCCTTCACATCCCGCTCCCCGACCGGCGGCCAAAGGCCACCGACCATATCGGGCTGATGATCGCGCTCATCGAGGAGCTGCTCCGGAAGGGGCATGCCTACGTCGGCGAGGACGGCTCGGTCTACTTCCGGATCGGCTCCTTCCCCGACTACGGAAAGCTCGCCCATCTGGATCGGGGGGGGCTCCAGCCGGGAGCGCGCATCGCCCAGGATGAATATCTCAAGGAGAGCGTCGGGGACTTTGCGCTCTGGAAAGCCTGGAAACCCGAGGACGGTGAGGTCGGCTGGGCCTCCCCCTGGGGGAAGGGACGTCCCGGCTGGCATATCGAGTGCTCCGCGATGAGCATGCACTATCTCGGAGAGGAGTTCGACATCCACTGCGGAGGCACCGATCTCATCTTTCCACACCATGAGAACGAGATCGCCCAGAGCCGCTGTGCGACCGGAAAGGGCTTTGCCCACGTCTGGCTCCACTGCAGCCATGTGCTCGTGGACGGCGAGAAGATGTCGAAATCCCTGGGCAACGTCTATTCGGTCGCCGACATCCTCGCCCAAGGCTACACCGGCCGACATCTCCGCTTCCTCCTGCTCACGGCCGCCCACTATCGCCAGACGCTGAACTTTACGTGGGAGGGGCTTGCGGCGGCCAAGGCCGCCGTCGGACGGATCGACGACTGGCTCGCGCGCTGGCATTCGCTTCCCCCCGAGCGGTTTGCCGCCGCCTCCTCGGAAGGGGAAGAGTTCCTGGCCCGATTCTGCGCCTCCCTGGCCGATGATCTCAACCTCTCGGATGCGCTCGGCCACTTCTTCGAATTCCTCCGCGCCACCAACCGCTCGATCGATCTGGGCGCTCCGCTACCGGACCTGCCGGAGATCTGGCGCGCCCTCGACTCGGTTCTCGGCCTTGGCGAACCGGATGACACCGTTCCGCCGCATCTGCAGGAGCTCCTCTCCCGCCGAGCGGCCGCGCGGCAGCGGCGGGACTGGAAGGAGAGCGACTCCCTGCGCGTGGCGATCGAGCGGCAAGGGTGGAGCGTTCGGGATACCGCCCAGGGTCAGGAGCTGCGGAGGAGATGATGCGATCCCATCCGCTGCGACTCATCACCTTCGAGGGATCGGAAGGAGCCGGAAAGTCGACCCAGATCGGTCGGCTCGCAGCCCGGCTGCACGCCTTGGGACAACCGGTCCTGACGGTCCGGGAGCCGGGCGGCACCCCCCTGGGGGAACGGCTCCGCCTGCTGCTCAAGGAGTCCTCTCCGGATCTTTCCGTCTGCCCGGAATCCGAGCTCCTCCTCTTCCTGGCCGCACGGGCCCAGCTCGTCCGCGAAACGATCGAGCCCGCCCTGCGCAAAGGTTCCTGGGTTCTCGCCGACCGCTTCAGCGACTCGACCCTCGCCTATCAGGGCCGAGGCCGGGGGTTTCCTGAGCCGCTCCTCCGCTCCCTCAACGAGCTCGCCTGCGCGGGCCTCACCCCGGCGGTCACCTTCGTCCTCGACATCTCCTCATCCGAAGGGCGGGCACGCATCGCCCGCCGCCGCGGAGAGAGCACCAAAGCCGATCGGATCGAGGCCGAGCCGCCTGAATTCTTCGAGCGGGTCCGAGCCGCCTACCTTGACCTGGCCCGGGCCGAGCCCGATCGGGTCGTGCTCATCGACGCAGAGCGGCCCGAGGAGGAGGTTGCCGCCCAGATTTGGGAGATCGTGCGCCGTGTCCTTGGACTCTGAAACCATTCTTCTCCGCCTGCGGCAGGCGCTGGCCGACGACCGGCTCGCCCATGCCTATCTCCTGCTGGGCCCCAGCTCCTCTCTGCTCGAGGCGCTCGCGTTCCGGATCGCAGCCCTTCTGCTCGGGCCCCGTCCCGAAAACCATCCCGACTTCCACCTCGCCCGACCCGAGTCCCGGCTGCGCCGCATCCCGGTCGAACGGATGCGCGCACTCATGGCGATGCTCGCCCTCAAGCCCTACGAGAGCCGCTTTCGCGTAGCGCTGATCTGCGATGCCGAGCGGATGTGCCTCGGAGGCGGCGAAGCG from Methylacidimicrobium sp. B4 includes these protein-coding regions:
- the tmk gene encoding dTMP kinase, with the protein product MMRSHPLRLITFEGSEGAGKSTQIGRLAARLHALGQPVLTVREPGGTPLGERLRLLLKESSPDLSVCPESELLLFLAARAQLVRETIEPALRKGSWVLADRFSDSTLAYQGRGRGFPEPLLRSLNELACAGLTPAVTFVLDISSSEGRARIARRRGESTKADRIEAEPPEFFERVRAAYLDLARAEPDRVVLIDAERPEEEVAAQIWEIVRRVLGL
- the cysS gene encoding cysteine--tRNA ligase, encoding MTRCRTPLHLFNTLSRSREEFHPIAPPKVRLYACGPTVYGRAHIGNFRTFLFVDLLRRVLRLFGFEPESVMNYTDVDDKTIAAAEAASLPLRELTGRYIELFEEDLQTLHIPLPDRRPKATDHIGLMIALIEELLRKGHAYVGEDGSVYFRIGSFPDYGKLAHLDRGGLQPGARIAQDEYLKESVGDFALWKAWKPEDGEVGWASPWGKGRPGWHIECSAMSMHYLGEEFDIHCGGTDLIFPHHENEIAQSRCATGKGFAHVWLHCSHVLVDGEKMSKSLGNVYSVADILAQGYTGRHLRFLLLTAAHYRQTLNFTWEGLAAAKAAVGRIDDWLARWHSLPPERFAAASSEGEEFLARFCASLADDLNLSDALGHFFEFLRATNRSIDLGAPLPDLPEIWRALDSVLGLGEPDDTVPPHLQELLSRRAAARQRRDWKESDSLRVAIERQGWSVRDTAQGQELRRR